The Patescibacteria group bacterium genome window below encodes:
- a CDS encoding class I tRNA ligase family protein, producing the protein MKYDHKQIEKHWQELWEKNKVNVTREKKENPKFYILDMFPYPSGEGLHVGHPKGYIASDIIAKKKVMQGYNVLHPMGWDAFGLPAENYAIKNKLHPQKAMTENIARFKKQLQILGLGYDWSREVNTTDPAYYKWTQWIFLKIFQTGLAYESNEPINWCPSCQTGLANEDLENGLCERCGSVVEKKPLRQWVLKITDYAERLLSDLEPLDWPEAIKESQRNWIGKSEGAEIDFEVSLEKEKEPENNKKFIVGVFTTRPDTIFGATYLVLAPEHPLLEELSDLADNTKEILAYRQAAGKKTELERGAENREKTGIAIKGLYALNPATGEKIPVWVADYVLADYGTGAVMAVPAHDERDYYFAVQYDLPIKNVIQPIFIDKNNPPQEGKKTVERKTIHALIRDPENDTWLVLKWKKQPWRGFVVGGVDEGEELVEAARREVLEETGYEDLLYIKTLGESVRSEYFAAHKDENRLAITSAIYFELQSQRRREVSEEEQAKHEVEWVKLDSLNSDNMTCAELELWKERLSGNFAYTSEGLLINSEQFNGRLSSEIFEEIIKFIGGKLKTRYKLRDWVFSRQRYWGEPIPLIHCAKCGVVGVPEKDLPVTLPEVESYQPTGTGESPLAAIEDWVRTVCPECGGEGRRETNTMPQWAGSSWYYLRYIDPDNEQALVDKTKEKYWSPVDLYIGGAEHATRHLIYARFWHKFLYDQKIVSYPEPFTKYSNLGLILAEDGRKMSKRWGNVINPDEMVEKFGADAFRLYEMFIGPFTKSAGFKVSGVAGARAFLEKVCRLGENLSDQENSPKAHSLLHKTILKVGDDIDNLRFNTAVSCLMILVNALLEEEQVNKIVYEKLLIILAPFAPHLSEELWHKHFNKSEDESIFFKVWPNYDPALIKDEEVMVVVQVNGKVRDRFMIEAETEEEILKTKALSLEKIKNIIEGKKIIKAVIVKNKLVNLVVD; encoded by the coding sequence ATGAAATACGACCATAAACAAATAGAAAAACACTGGCAAGAACTTTGGGAAAAGAATAAAGTTAACGTTACGCGAGAAAAAAAGGAAAATCCCAAGTTTTATATTTTGGATATGTTTCCTTATCCTTCAGGGGAAGGTCTTCATGTCGGACACCCGAAGGGTTATATTGCCAGTGATATTATTGCCAAGAAAAAAGTCATGCAGGGTTATAATGTTCTTCATCCCATGGGTTGGGACGCTTTTGGCTTACCAGCGGAAAATTATGCCATTAAAAATAAGCTTCATCCCCAAAAGGCTATGACGGAAAATATTGCTCGTTTTAAAAAACAGTTGCAAATTTTGGGTTTGGGTTATGATTGGAGTAGAGAAGTTAACACCACTGATCCCGCTTATTATAAATGGACCCAGTGGATATTTTTAAAGATTTTTCAGACTGGACTAGCTTATGAGTCAAACGAACCGATTAATTGGTGTCCTTCTTGCCAAACCGGACTGGCTAACGAAGATTTGGAAAACGGACTTTGTGAACGTTGCGGTTCAGTAGTAGAGAAAAAGCCTTTGCGCCAGTGGGTCTTAAAGATCACTGATTATGCGGAAAGGTTACTTAGTGATCTTGAACCCCTAGACTGGCCAGAAGCGATTAAAGAATCACAACGTAATTGGATCGGCAAATCCGAGGGGGCGGAAATTGATTTTGAGGTTAGTCTGGAAAAAGAAAAAGAACCAGAGAATAATAAAAAATTTATTGTTGGTGTTTTTACCACTCGTCCAGATACTATTTTCGGAGCGACTTATTTGGTTTTAGCTCCTGAACATCCTTTACTTGAAGAATTAAGCGATTTAGCAGATAACACCAAAGAGATTTTAGCTTATCGCCAAGCAGCAGGAAAAAAGACCGAGCTAGAAAGAGGGGCGGAAAATCGTGAAAAAACCGGTATAGCCATTAAGGGTCTTTATGCGCTTAATCCGGCTACCGGAGAAAAAATTCCGGTTTGGGTTGCCGATTATGTCTTAGCGGATTATGGCACCGGTGCGGTAATGGCCGTGCCAGCTCATGATGAAAGAGATTATTATTTTGCGGTTCAGTATGATTTACCTATTAAAAACGTTATTCAGCCCATTTTTATAGATAAAAATAATCCTCCACAAGAAGGTAAAAAAACCGTTGAAAGAAAAACTATTCATGCTTTAATTAGAGACCCAGAAAACGACACTTGGTTGGTTTTAAAATGGAAAAAACAGCCTTGGCGAGGTTTTGTAGTTGGGGGAGTGGATGAAGGGGAGGAGTTGGTTGAAGCCGCTCGTCGCGAAGTACTTGAGGAAACTGGCTATGAAGATCTTCTCTATATTAAAACTTTGGGCGAGTCGGTAAGGTCTGAATATTTTGCTGCCCATAAAGACGAGAATCGTTTGGCAATTACCTCGGCTATTTATTTTGAATTACAGAGTCAACGTCGCCGTGAAGTTTCCGAAGAAGAACAAGCCAAGCATGAAGTTGAATGGGTTAAGTTGGATAGTTTAAACTCGGACAACATGACTTGTGCTGAACTTGAATTATGGAAAGAACGCTTAAGTGGTAATTTTGCTTATACTAGCGAAGGGCTTTTAATTAATTCCGAACAATTTAATGGACGACTATCCTCTGAAATTTTTGAAGAAATTATTAAATTTATTGGAGGTAAACTTAAAACTCGTTATAAACTGAGGGATTGGGTTTTTTCTCGGCAAAGATATTGGGGTGAGCCTATTCCTTTAATTCATTGCGCTAAGTGCGGTGTAGTAGGAGTACCGGAAAAAGATTTACCAGTTACTTTACCAGAAGTTGAGTCTTATCAGCCGACGGGGACCGGTGAGTCACCTTTGGCGGCTATAGAAGATTGGGTTAGAACGGTTTGCCCAGAGTGTGGTGGAGAAGGTAGAAGAGAAACCAATACCATGCCCCAATGGGCGGGCTCAAGTTGGTATTATCTTCGTTATATTGATCCAGACAATGAACAGGCTTTAGTGGATAAAACTAAGGAAAAATACTGGTCGCCGGTGGATCTTTATATTGGTGGAGCAGAACACGCCACCAGGCACCTTATTTACGCCCGTTTTTGGCATAAATTCTTGTATGATCAAAAGATTGTTTCTTATCCCGAGCCTTTTACCAAATATTCAAATTTAGGCCTTATTTTAGCCGAAGACGGCAGAAAAATGAGTAAACGCTGGGGTAATGTCATTAATCCGGATGAAATGGTGGAAAAATTTGGAGCTGATGCTTTTCGTTTATATGAGATGTTTATCGGGCCCTTTACTAAATCAGCCGGTTTTAAGGTTAGTGGTGTAGCTGGTGCTCGTGCCTTTTTGGAAAAAGTTTGTCGTTTGGGCGAAAATTTAAGTGATCAAGAAAACAGTCCAAAAGCCCATAGCTTACTCCATAAGACAATTTTAAAGGTAGGCGACGATATAGATAACTTAAGATTTAATACCGCTGTTTCTTGTTTAATGATTTTGGTTAATGCTCTTTTGGAAGAAGAACAAGTTAATAAAATCGTTTATGAAAAACTTTTAATTATTTTAGCACCTTTTGCCCCTCATTTGTCAGAGGAACTTTGGCATAAGCATTTTAATAAGTCAGAAGACGAATCAATCTTTTTTAAAGTTTGGCCGAATTATGACCCGGCTTTAATTAAAGACGAAGAGGTAATGGTGGTTGTACAAGTTAACGGGAAGGTTAGAGATAGGTTTATGATTGAAGCCGAAACTGAAGAAGAGATTCTTAAAACCAAAGCTTTGTCTTTAGAAAAGATAAAAAATATTATTGAGGGTAAGAAAATAATTAAAGCAGTGATTGTTAAAAACAAATTAGTTAACTTGGTGGTTGATTAA
- a CDS encoding exodeoxyribonuclease III — protein MKLISWNVNGIRACVRNGFSQTLRELKPDILAVQEIKIDDVSRLKMEFDFAGYEEYWCPAKKAGYSGTAIFSKKPLKVKSGLGIKEFDDEGRTQTVELPKFYLVNMYFPNSQPTLARLAYKEKFNQAALVYVKKLAKKKPVIWCGDFNVARQEIDLARPKENVNTAGFTKEERAWADRFIKEGFTDTFRSAHPDKVQYSWWTYRFGARSRNVGWRIDYFLVSAKIAKQVKKAFILDQIMGSDHCPVGIELN, from the coding sequence ATGAAACTTATTTCTTGGAATGTTAACGGTATCAGAGCCTGTGTTAGGAACGGTTTTAGTCAAACTCTAAGAGAGCTAAAGCCAGATATTTTGGCTGTTCAGGAGATAAAGATTGATGACGTGAGTCGTCTTAAAATGGAGTTTGATTTTGCTGGTTATGAAGAATATTGGTGTCCGGCTAAAAAAGCTGGCTATAGTGGTACGGCAATTTTCAGTAAAAAACCTTTAAAAGTTAAAAGCGGACTTGGCATTAAAGAATTTGATGATGAAGGACGCACCCAAACTGTCGAGTTACCCAAGTTTTATTTGGTAAATATGTATTTTCCTAATTCTCAGCCCACTTTGGCTAGGTTGGCTTATAAGGAAAAATTTAATCAAGCCGCCCTAGTTTATGTTAAGAAATTAGCCAAGAAAAAACCGGTTATTTGGTGTGGTGATTTTAACGTAGCTAGACAAGAAATTGATTTAGCCAGACCCAAAGAAAATGTTAACACCGCGGGTTTTACCAAAGAAGAAAGAGCTTGGGCAGATCGTTTTATTAAAGAAGGTTTTACTGACACTTTTCGTTCGGCTCATCCGGACAAAGTTCAATATTCTTGGTGGACTTATCGTTTTGGCGCCCGCTCTCGTAATGTCGGTTGGCGGATTGACTATTTCCTGGTTTCCGCTAAGATAGCCAAACAGGTTAAAAAAGCTTTTATCCTAGATCAAATAATGGGTTCAGACCATTGTCCGGTGGGGATAGAGCTAAATTAA
- a CDS encoding C39 family peptidase: MKKLFIKNKILPILALSFLIFFFVPDKSIKGEEELEGMGCCEIIQSGNIGVGGTMSLGGKTYQNTTEEQCYNYISDTKNVNFYINKKVGIDNKSCVDRTTVEEEKRKIEPTRDPILPQLQVSIPGFGKFSEIKCDEDNQKCEIPWIAEYIGALYKYSLTIITLLAVVVIMLGGVVRLTAAGNRSQIGQGNSLIKSGTVGAILAFCSYLILFLINPNLTILKPISVNYITKVDIEEFLPPEDLVSEYTDPSLPTENLGTGKGQYNIPILYQGRFQSLDMGMGKCGCGPTSLAMVLNYHGVKVTAPEIARTAKNNGSWQGGTNTSCGGWRGGMPGFSKIASQYNLKHKTGGSFNDAINLLQHGPVIASVTGNGKCRCAFTGGAHYIVITGHSNGVLYTNDPNEGNLKRGTDKIQMSEVNKCCKINAGVIAIYK, from the coding sequence ATGAAAAAATTATTTATAAAAAACAAAATTTTGCCTATCTTGGCTTTAAGTTTTTTAATATTTTTCTTTGTACCAGATAAATCAATTAAAGGAGAAGAAGAACTGGAAGGCATGGGTTGTTGTGAGATTATACAATCAGGAAATATTGGAGTAGGAGGAACGATGAGCTTGGGCGGGAAGACTTATCAAAACACTACCGAAGAACAATGTTATAACTATATATCTGATACCAAAAATGTTAACTTTTATATTAACAAAAAAGTCGGTATTGATAATAAAAGCTGTGTAGACAGAACAACGGTTGAAGAAGAAAAGAGAAAAATTGAACCTACTAGAGATCCGATACTACCGCAATTACAAGTCTCTATACCGGGTTTTGGTAAATTTTCAGAAATAAAATGTGATGAAGACAACCAAAAATGTGAAATACCTTGGATTGCCGAATATATAGGCGCTTTATACAAATACAGCCTAACGATTATTACCCTACTAGCGGTAGTGGTAATTATGTTAGGCGGAGTTGTTCGTTTAACAGCCGCCGGTAATCGCTCACAAATAGGCCAAGGAAATTCACTGATCAAAAGCGGTACCGTGGGAGCGATTTTAGCTTTCTGCTCTTACCTTATTCTATTTTTAATAAATCCCAATCTGACTATTTTAAAGCCAATTAGTGTAAATTACATAACAAAAGTTGATATTGAAGAATTTCTTCCACCAGAAGATCTTGTTAGTGAATATACAGACCCTAGTTTACCAACTGAAAATCTTGGCACCGGAAAAGGACAATACAATATTCCCATCTTATACCAAGGAAGATTTCAAAGCCTTGACATGGGTATGGGTAAATGCGGATGTGGCCCGACTTCTTTAGCTATGGTTCTTAATTACCATGGCGTAAAAGTTACAGCTCCGGAAATAGCCCGAACAGCTAAAAATAACGGTAGCTGGCAAGGGGGAACAAACACTAGCTGTGGTGGTTGGAGAGGAGGAATGCCAGGTTTTAGTAAAATAGCTAGTCAATATAATCTAAAACATAAAACAGGTGGGAGTTTTAATGATGCAATTAACCTATTGCAACATGGTCCTGTTATAGCCAGTGTTACAGGTAATGGGAAATGCAGATGTGCCTTTACAGGCGGTGCTCACTACATAGTTATTACAGGTCATAGCAACGGAGTTCTTTACACTAATGACCCAAATGAAGGAAACTTAAAAAGAGGAACAGATAAAATCCAAATGTCTGAAGTTAATAAATGTTGCAAAATAAATGCTGGTGTTATAGCTATATATAAATAA
- a CDS encoding pilin — protein MKTTSILLIKLIAVSFFILQAPIAGAQEMIGCCQKTGTDNVITTENLTQKACKEINTHTTKWFPRQTADANKCVGLPSNFNERPIGQPLNFVPAVGIPDSEYQSGKAVQMQDDTGNIANYIVAILKYSIGVIAIISVVVMMLAGTIWLTSAGNSEKVSKAKSMIASSLVGIVLTLGSFVILSAINTNLTELKITPVPKIAKIDLDKMGVGCCLKKAWETKDNVSQLVTTAETTTNSVCEKAKEDIGPNGYNSVEFMINHMAQDNKCILTHGCCFVKDRDGDMVVGDKKYAGMCVEDYPKSQCEDKDTFSNDLRSVISGGLGSILGGVIGGGLAAVGSWLYGEATGDIATEFQFGKCTNWSKCRGTAENPIQIIPGRMAQ, from the coding sequence ATGAAGACAACCTCAATTTTACTAATCAAGCTTATCGCTGTTTCTTTTTTTATTTTACAAGCACCAATAGCCGGAGCCCAAGAGATGATAGGTTGCTGCCAAAAGACGGGAACAGATAATGTAATAACAACTGAAAATTTAACACAAAAAGCTTGTAAAGAAATAAACACCCATACCACTAAGTGGTTTCCGAGACAAACAGCTGATGCTAATAAATGTGTTGGCCTACCGAGTAATTTTAATGAGAGGCCGATAGGTCAACCGCTTAATTTCGTTCCGGCAGTGGGTATTCCAGATTCAGAGTATCAGTCTGGTAAAGCCGTCCAAATGCAAGATGATACTGGCAATATAGCAAATTATATCGTGGCTATTTTAAAATACTCCATAGGAGTTATTGCTATTATATCGGTCGTTGTTATGATGCTAGCCGGCACAATCTGGTTAACCTCAGCCGGTAACAGTGAAAAGGTTAGTAAAGCTAAATCCATGATTGCCTCATCTTTAGTTGGTATTGTTTTAACCTTAGGTTCATTTGTTATATTGTCGGCAATTAACACTAATTTAACCGAGCTGAAAATAACCCCTGTACCTAAAATAGCCAAGATAGATCTTGATAAAATGGGCGTGGGCTGTTGTCTTAAAAAGGCCTGGGAAACTAAAGATAATGTGAGCCAATTGGTTACCACCGCGGAAACAACCACCAACTCGGTTTGTGAAAAAGCCAAAGAAGATATAGGGCCAAATGGCTATAACTCCGTTGAGTTTATGATTAACCATATGGCCCAAGATAATAAATGTATCCTAACGCATGGTTGCTGCTTTGTAAAAGACAGAGATGGAGACATGGTAGTCGGAGATAAAAAATACGCAGGCATGTGTGTTGAAGACTATCCAAAATCCCAATGTGAAGACAAAGACACTTTTTCAAACGATCTTAGATCAGTAATATCCGGTGGCTTGGGCTCAATACTTGGAGGAGTCATCGGTGGCGGATTAGCCGCTGTCGGAAGTTGGCTTTACGGTGAGGCTACAGGAGATATAGCAACCGAGTTCCAGTTCGGTAAATGCACCAACTGGAGTAAGTGTCGCGGGACAGCAGAAAATCCCATTCAAATCATTCCCGGTAGAATGGCTCAGTAG
- a CDS encoding thrombospondin type 3 repeat-containing protein produces MFNRLSHFLGLDDFDKRHKVGFVLLVLVIIGVVVLWVFQLKRDISDPLYAGFKNNNSAQSGQSNQASLEQELRAKDTDGDGLSDWDELYVYGTSPYMVDTDGDGISDYDEIIAGTDPLCAEGQVCTPLSSDIQREQLTTFSNPALMELSNSGSGQNLLSPGQAPTASPGSSPSGSSGQNSGTSNLTQEERNALLEIFGDVSDPSILRQMLLQAGMKQAELEALSDQEIMETFNSLLNP; encoded by the coding sequence ATGTTTAATCGGTTGTCTCATTTTTTGGGTCTTGATGATTTTGATAAGCGACACAAAGTCGGTTTTGTTTTACTTGTATTAGTAATTATCGGCGTTGTTGTTTTATGGGTCTTTCAACTTAAAAGAGATATTAGTGATCCTCTTTATGCTGGCTTTAAAAATAATAATTCAGCTCAATCCGGACAATCCAATCAAGCTAGCCTTGAACAAGAATTAAGAGCAAAAGATACAGACGGTGATGGCTTATCCGATTGGGATGAGCTTTATGTTTATGGCACCTCACCTTATATGGTTGATACCGACGGAGATGGCATTAGCGATTATGATGAAATTATAGCTGGTACAGATCCTTTATGTGCGGAGGGTCAGGTTTGTACTCCTCTCTCATCAGATATTCAACGGGAGCAGCTAACAACTTTCTCTAACCCAGCTTTAATGGAATTGTCTAATTCAGGCTCAGGACAAAATTTGCTTTCACCAGGACAAGCGCCTACAGCATCACCGGGATCTTCACCTTCGGGATCCTCTGGACAAAATAGTGGTACAAGTAATTTAACACAAGAAGAAAGAAACGCTCTTTTGGAAATTTTCGGTGATGTGAGCGATCCTTCAATTTTAAGACAGATGCTTCTTCAGGCCGGTATGAAACAAGCAGAACTTGAAGCTTTAAGTGATCAAGAAATAATGGAAACTTTTAATTCTTTATTAAACCCGTAA
- a CDS encoding transglycosylase SLT domain-containing protein has protein sequence MFRKKLFQKSIIILAVTFVFFLITDNTSANTTTPDGITLDPPTVKVSIPGMTGLEKVDCETGVCYIPWVGEYIASLTNYAISFISILAVVIIMLGGLVWIAAGGNPNRVAEAKKMITGGVTGVIIIMSSYLILYTINPDLTILKNIRMPFIEKIDIETMVINEHDPQFDPANGKPITDTTFDETFKNFAACINVDWRVLKGIAYKESTLRPTVVNKYGFTGLFQTKDKYCADSVRHIGLSSSFCRAGVKDPAVNTAVATGMMKVNLGNINKYCSSISDSAKIFLIYYAHSSGGGALTNNIKKYGCNIGSWPDSKPPFNGAPRKYVVQTVETILAQGVTSLNNSSDNGTCPKG, from the coding sequence ATGTTTAGGAAAAAATTATTCCAAAAATCAATTATTATACTAGCTGTAACTTTTGTATTTTTCTTAATAACAGATAACACCTCTGCCAACACCACTACCCCGGATGGCATAACTCTTGATCCACCCACTGTTAAAGTCTCTATCCCAGGAATGACTGGTCTTGAAAAAGTAGATTGTGAAACCGGGGTTTGTTATATTCCCTGGGTTGGTGAATACATAGCTTCTTTAACAAATTACGCCATTAGCTTTATATCTATCCTGGCGGTAGTAATTATAATGTTGGGAGGTCTTGTTTGGATAGCCGCCGGCGGTAATCCAAATCGCGTAGCTGAAGCAAAAAAAATGATAACAGGCGGAGTAACGGGTGTAATAATTATCATGTCATCATATTTAATCTTGTATACGATTAACCCTGATCTGACAATTTTAAAAAATATCAGGATGCCCTTTATTGAAAAAATAGATATTGAAACTATGGTCATTAATGAACATGACCCGCAATTTGACCCGGCCAACGGTAAACCAATTACTGATACGACTTTTGACGAAACTTTTAAAAACTTTGCAGCTTGTATAAATGTGGACTGGCGTGTCCTTAAAGGTATAGCGTATAAAGAATCAACTCTAAGACCAACGGTGGTTAATAAATACGGCTTTACCGGGCTCTTTCAAACCAAAGATAAATATTGTGCGGATTCTGTCAGGCACATCGGATTAAGCTCAAGTTTTTGTCGAGCTGGAGTTAAAGATCCGGCAGTTAACACGGCCGTAGCTACTGGCATGATGAAAGTCAACCTGGGAAATATTAATAAATACTGTTCAAGTATTAGCGATAGTGCAAAAATATTCCTAATATATTACGCACACTCCAGTGGAGGTGGGGCTCTCACTAATAATATAAAAAAATACGGTTGTAACATAGGCAGTTGGCCAGACAGTAAACCACCGTTTAATGGAGCGCCAAGAAAATATGTCGTCCAAACAGTAGAAACTATTTTAGCCCAAGGAGTAACCTCACTAAACAATAGCTCAGACAATGGAACTTGTCCCAAGGGATAA
- the rsmA gene encoding 16S rRNA (adenine(1518)-N(6)/adenine(1519)-N(6))-dimethyltransferase RsmA, translating to MTLFELTKKICEEHHLKPSRSRGQNFLIDENVYQDMISAAELKGEEIILEIGPGLGFLTKALAERTQKVFSVEIDDRLTGISRQRLKQEGISNVKIFNEDILNFTGQWTKALGLLKEQNQPWSIVANLPYSISAIFLRKFIAGNEAELLPESLTLLLQKEVVERLVALPGNLSILGISVQFYSKVEFIRVVKAEAFWPKPKVDSAIIRIKRDNGFKQKLLAENLTEKDFFRLVKIGFSARRKMLKANLAAGYSLDIKEVVEMMNKAKIDITCRPQALSLDDWLKLLAAWR from the coding sequence ATGACACTGTTTGAGTTAACTAAAAAAATTTGTGAAGAACATCATCTTAAACCTTCGCGTAGTCGCGGACAGAATTTTTTAATTGATGAGAATGTTTACCAAGACATGATCAGTGCGGCAGAGCTTAAAGGAGAAGAAATAATTTTAGAAATTGGACCAGGCCTTGGTTTTTTAACCAAGGCTTTAGCCGAGCGAACACAAAAGGTGTTCAGCGTGGAAATAGACGATCGCTTGACGGGTATTAGTCGCCAAAGATTAAAACAAGAGGGGATAAGTAATGTTAAAATTTTTAACGAAGATATTTTAAATTTTACCGGTCAGTGGACTAAGGCTTTGGGTCTTTTAAAAGAACAAAACCAACCATGGAGTATAGTGGCTAATTTACCTTATTCAATTAGCGCAATTTTTTTGCGTAAATTCATTGCCGGTAATGAAGCAGAATTATTACCAGAAAGCTTAACTTTACTTTTACAAAAAGAAGTTGTTGAAAGATTGGTAGCCTTGCCGGGTAATTTAAGTATTCTTGGAATCTCGGTGCAATTTTATTCTAAGGTTGAATTTATCCGAGTGGTTAAGGCTGAAGCTTTTTGGCCCAAGCCCAAGGTGGATAGTGCTATCATTAGGATAAAAAGAGATAACGGTTTTAAACAAAAGCTTTTAGCTGAAAATTTAACTGAAAAAGATTTTTTTCGTTTAGTTAAAATAGGTTTTAGTGCCCGTCGTAAGATGTTAAAAGCTAATTTAGCGGCTGGTTATTCTTTAGACATTAAGGAGGTTGTGGAGATGATGAATAAGGCTAAAATTGATATTACTTGCCGTCCCCAGGCACTTTCCTTGGATGATTGGCTTAAACTACTTGCAGCTTGGCGGTAA
- a CDS encoding thioredoxin domain-containing protein has translation MSEEKKEHKHSAVKIIIGVILTPIAIFLVLIILLYAGYLLEQNRQIADGSYLQIAEKKPANGLKISGYTEVEKRLIEGIDNHSIGSDNPKVTIVQFSDFACPFCRVSFPVLREISIKYAEDVKIIFRDWPGHDESIDLAMAAYCAGEQGKFWEMHDMIFQNYSDALGKDKNNLAILAERLGVYNEKFQTCFDEKKYLQQIRQNYLDSKTLGVVGTPTWFINGRKVEGALTIQDLTKLIENSL, from the coding sequence ATGTCTGAAGAAAAAAAAGAACACAAGCACAGTGCGGTAAAAATAATTATCGGGGTTATCCTTACTCCCATAGCCATATTCTTAGTTTTAATTATTTTACTTTACGCAGGCTACCTACTTGAACAAAACCGCCAAATTGCCGACGGCTCATATTTACAGATAGCGGAAAAAAAACCGGCAAATGGATTAAAGATTTCTGGCTATACGGAAGTTGAAAAAAGACTCATAGAAGGAATAGATAATCATTCAATCGGCAGTGATAATCCCAAGGTAACGATTGTACAGTTTTCCGACTTTGCCTGTCCTTTTTGCCGAGTGTCTTTTCCGGTTTTAAGAGAAATAAGCATTAAATACGCCGAAGATGTAAAAATAATCTTTCGGGACTGGCCAGGGCATGACGAATCCATTGACTTGGCCATGGCCGCCTACTGCGCCGGTGAACAAGGTAAGTTTTGGGAAATGCATGATATGATTTTTCAAAACTATTCCGACGCTCTCGGAAAAGACAAAAATAATTTAGCTATTTTGGCGGAACGATTAGGAGTCTATAATGAAAAGTTCCAAACCTGTTTTGATGAAAAAAAATATTTACAACAAATCAGACAAAACTACCTTGATTCAAAAACTTTAGGTGTCGTGGGTACGCCAACTTGGTTTATTAACGGAAGAAAAGTAGAGGGCGCTCTGACCATCCAAGATTTAACCAAGCTGATTGAAAATTCTTTATAA